In a single window of the Aridibaculum aurantiacum genome:
- a CDS encoding DUF3276 family protein — MAYDNNEQKIESVYSKRIRAGKRRTYFFDVRATRSNDYFLTITESRKRFNDNGYDRHKIFLYKEDFNKFIKALNEAVDYVKTDLMPDFDFDAFNHDYDENGNGYAEGTNGYHESVAEVAAEVEEVVETIAVSSHSAAVAEVPVSEPVNLSSEEVDKW, encoded by the coding sequence GTGGCGTACGACAACAACGAACAAAAAATTGAGAGTGTTTACAGTAAGAGAATCAGGGCGGGAAAAAGAAGAACTTATTTTTTTGATGTTAGAGCAACCCGAAGCAATGACTACTTTTTAACCATAACAGAAAGCAGGAAGCGTTTCAACGATAATGGTTACGACAGGCATAAGATTTTTTTGTATAAAGAAGACTTCAACAAGTTTATAAAAGCTTTGAACGAAGCCGTTGATTATGTGAAGACAGACCTGATGCCGGATTTTGATTTTGATGCATTTAACCACGACTACGATGAGAACGGAAATGGTTATGCAGAAGGAACAAACGGTTATCATGAAAGTGTAGCTGAAGTGGCTGCAGAGGTAGAAGAGGTTGTAGAAACAATTGCTGTTTCATCTCATTCTGCTGCAGTTGCTGAAGTTCCGGTATCGGAGCCAGTAAACCTGAGCAGCGAGGAAGTAG